GGGTACCGTTCGTCCCATCCATGGCGTCGCCAACGAATGATGCCCGTCGTCGTCAGCCTCCTGCCGACGCTGGTCGCCTGTGGCCTCGCTGCCTTCCTCGTCTCGTTCGCCGCCGTCCGGGCCACCATCGCCTACGCCCGCCGGCGCGGCATGCTGGATGCCCCGGGGCGTCGCCGCTCGCATAGCGTGCCCACGCCGCGCGGCGGAGGCATCGGCATCGTGCTGGGCGCACTGGCCGGGATGCCGGCGGCGCTGCTGCTCCTCCCGGTCTCACCGGGTGCTGCGATCACCGCAGCGTTTTCCGTTGCCGTGATTGCGGTGGCGGGCATCGGCTGGCTCGACGACCACGGTTCGCTGCCGATCCGGCCGCGCCTGGCGATCCAGCTGGCCGCGACGCTCCTGCTGTGCCTGGCCGTGGCGTCCGTCACTGCCAGCCTCTGGTGGGCCGTGCCCCTGCTGCTGGCCGGCGTATGGTGCATCAATCTGCACAACTTCATGGACGGCATCGACGGCTTGGCGGCCCAGCAGGCCATGTTCTTCAGTGCCGCCTGCGCAGCGCTGGCCTGGTCGGCAGGCAGCCCGGCCCTCGCGGGCGCGGGCCTGGCGATGGCCACCGCGTCGCTGGGCTTCTGGTGGTTCAACCGGTCTCCGGCCCGTATCTTCATGGGTGACGTGGGCAGCGCCACCCTCGGCCTCATGGTGTTCGCGCTGTCCGCCATGCTCTGGGCATGGCGCACGGAACTCCTCTGGCCGGCGCTGGTCTTTTCTTCCGCCTTCGTCATCGACGCGACCTTGACGTTGCTCGTGCGAATGCTGCGCGGTGCGCGCTGGTACACTCCGCACCGCGAACACCTTTACCAATGGCTGGTGAGGCGTGGCGCATCGCATCGCAGGGTAGGCCTGGCCTACCTCGCATGGAATGTTCTCGTCTGTGTTCCCGTCGCATGGATCGCGTTCCGCTTCCCGGCGGCGGCGCCCGTGTGTTTCGCGGCGACCTACCTGGCGGGAGCCGCGGTCTGGCGTACTGGCAAGCGATACGGCTTGCGTCGAAGGGAGCGACATGTTTCTGCGTAAGTTCATCGGCATCATCCATCCCCGCACGGCGGTCGTCGCCCACGACCTGGCCATGGCCGCGTTCGCCTGGTGGATTGCGAAGACCCTCCGTTACGCCCTGATGCCGGACCTGGCACCGATATCCTACCTGCCGATGGAATTTCCCATCGTGCTGCTGGTGCAGGGTGCCGTGTTCAACTGGACCGGCCTCTACAAGGGTGTATGGCGATTCGCCAGCCTGCCCGACCTGTGGAACATCATCCGCGCCACGTGCTTCGGCACCCTGATCATCGGCCTGGCCATGGTCATGTATTCGCGCCTGGATGGGGTCCCACGGTCGGTCTTCATGATCTATCCCGTGGTGCTGGTGGTGCTGCTCGGCGTGCCGCGCCTGAGCTACCGTTTCTGGAAAGACAGCCGCATCGACCTATTCCAGTCCACGCCGACCAAGCGCGTGCTGATCGTGGGCGCCGATCGCGCGGGTGAGGCGTTGTCGCGCGACCTGCGTCGGGACAGCCGTTACAGCGTCATCGGTTTCGTCGACGACAACGCGGCACTGCGTGGGGCCCAGATCGGCGGCATCCCGGTGCTGGGTACCGTGGACCAGCTGGCCGAGTTGTCCAAGGCCGTCGCTGTGCAGATGCTGCTCATCGCCGTCCCGGGTGCCACCACGGCGCAGATGCGCCGCATCGTCGCTTTCTGCGAAAGCACCGGCCTGCCGTTCCGCACGGTGCCGCGTCTGGAAGATGTCGTCGCGGGGCGTGCCCAGTTCAATGAAATCAAGGAAGTCGCGATCGAGGACCTGCTCGGTCGCGACGCGGTGGAACTGGACTGGACGGCGATCCGCGAAAACATCAGCGGCGGCCGGGTGCTGGTGACCGGTGGCGGCGGCTCGATCGGCTCCGAGCTTTGCCGGCAGGTGGCCCGCCTGGGGGCGGCGTCGCTGACCGTGGTGGAGATGTCCGAATACAACCTCTACCGCATCGGGCAGGAACTGACCTCGGCTTATCCGGAGCTGATCTTCAACGGTGTGCTGGCCGACGCGCGCGACGCCACGGCGATCAACCGCCTGTTCCAGGAGACGCAGCCGCAGATCGTCTTCCATGCGTCCGCGTACAAGCATGTGCCCATGTTGCAGGGCCAGTTGCGCGAGGCCTTCCGCAACAACGTGCTCGGCACGCGCGTCGTCGCCGATGCCGCAGTGCGCTGCGGCGCGGCATCGTTCGTACTGATCTCCACCGACAAGGCGGTCAATCCCACCTCGGTCATGGGTGCGTGCAAGCGCATGGCGGAGATCTGGTGTCAGAATCTTGCCGCGCATACGTCTACACGTTTCATTACGGTTCGCTTCGGTAACGTCCTGGATTCCGCCGGGTCGGTGGTCCCGTTGTTCCGCCGGCAGATCCGCCAGGGCGGTCCGGTGACGATCACCCACCCGGAGATCTCGCGTTACTTCATGACCATTCCCGAGGCCTGTCAGCTGATCCTGCAGGCGGCCAGTCTGGGCAAGGGTGGCGAGATCTTCGCGCTGGACATGGGCGACCCGGTGAAGATCCGCGACCTCGCCGAGCAGATGATCCGCCTGGCCGGCAAGCGTCCCGGCTCGGACATCCAGATCGTTTATACCGGTCTTCGCTCGGGTGAGAAGCTGTTCGAAGAATTGTTCCACCCGTTGGAGAATTATACGAGCACGACCCACGCGAAGATCTTCCAGGCGCAGCATCGCCAGGTCTCGTGGGACATGCTTCAGGTGCAGCTGGCCAGGGCCGAGGAGGCCGTGGCGGCGTTCGATGAAGAAACCCTGCGTCGGTGCGTGTCGCAGCTGCTGCCGTCGTTCCGCTGGAGCGAGCCGCAAAGCGACAACGTGCTGCCGTTACGTCGTAACGAAAGTGGAGACATCGCATGACCCAACCCCTGCGCAAGGTCGTATTTCCCGTGGCTGGCCTCGGTACGCGCTTCCTCCCCGCGACCAAGGTGGTAGCCAAGGAAATGCTGCCGGTGCTCGATCGTCCGCTGATCCAGTACGCCGTGGACGAGGCCGTCGACGCCGGTGCCGACACGCTGGTGTTCGTCACCAATCGCTACAAGCACGCCATTGCCGATTACTTCGACAAGGCCTACGAACTCGAAGAGAAGCTGGCCGAGAAGCACAAGGATGAACTGCTTTCCATCCTGCGGGGCATCCTGCCGCGGCACGTGCGCTGCGTGTTCGTCACGCAGCCGGAAGCCCTCGGTCTCGGCGACGCCGTGCTGCGCGCCGCGCCGGTGGTGGGCAACGAGCGCTTCGGCGTCATGCTTCCCGACGACCTGATCTGGAACAAGACCGGCCCGGGCGCACTGCGCCAGATGGCCGAGGTGGCCGACGCCAACGACGCCGGTGTCATCGCCGTGGAAGAAGTGCCCGAGCAGGACACCGACAAGTACGGCATCGTCGATGCAACGGAGGCGGTCACGGATCGCGCCACCATCATTCGCCACATGGTGGAGAAGCCCAAGCCGGCCGATGCCCCGTCGAACCTCGCCGTGGTGGGTCGCTATGTCCTGCCGTGCGAGATATTCGAGTACCTGAAGAAGACGGAGAAGGGCGCCGGCGGGGAGATCCAGCTCACCGATGCGATCGAGGACCTGCTCAAGGCCAAGGGCAAGGTGCTGGCCTACCGCTTCGCCGGCACGCGCTTCGACTGCGGCAACAAGGCCGGTCTGGTCCGCGCCACGATGGCGATGGCCCTGGAAGATCCCAAGCTCGCGCCGATCGTCCGCGAGTTCGCCAACAAGGCCTGAGTTCCGGGCTCGGCCCTACAGAAACCCGCGCCGAAAGGTGCGGGTTTTTTGTGGTTACGTAACGGCGTTACGTGCGTAACATCCTGCGCTCGCGTGTCCCGCGCGGTATCCCCACAGGAGTTATGCCATGGCAGAAGCCGAGTTCGTTACCGATCCCACGCTCAATGCGAAGTGGAACACCCGCTTCGCCTTCTTCGAGCGTTTCGGCGGTCCCAGTTCCCCGCGCTATAAGGAAGAGTTGAAGAAGCTTCCGTTCAAGCAGAAGCTCATCGTCAACGCCAACTTCTTCGCGTTCTTCTTCGGCCCGATCTATTTCTGCATCCTGGGCCTGTGGAAGAAGGCGCTCGCCATCCTTGGACTCGAGGTGGCGGTCATGGTGCTGATGACCGTGTTCAACGCGCCGGACGTCGTGTATCGCGGCCTCGGCACGGGCTTCAGTGTGTTCTACATGCTGGTGGTCAATTACTCGTTCTACCTCAAGCGCGTCAAGGGCCAGGACAGCTGGAACCCGTTCGAAGGCATGCGCCTTTGATGTAGCACCACGACGCTGCCGATCAGTATGTCGGCAGCGTCGGCAGGAACCCCGGACGCCGGAAGGCCCGGGTTTTCTGCTCCACGCCGTAGGCGATGGCGATGAGGGTCGGCTCGCTCCACTTCGTGCCGAAGAACACCACGCCCACGGGTAGCTCGTGCGCGAACTCGACGGGCAGGGTGATCGACGGGTAGCCGGCGATTGCCGCGGGTGCGGACACACCACCGACGGTCGGGTCGCCGCTCACCACATGATCGCCCAGGACCAGATCGTTGACGAAGGCGGGTCCCCAGCTGGGCGCCAGCAGGGCGTCGAGGTGGTCTTTCGCCAGCGCGGCGTCGATGCCTTCGGGCCCCGCGAGGCGCTGGTTGTCGTCACGCATCGCGATATACGCCGGATCGGTGATGTCACCCTTCTGCTGTGCCTGCAGGAACAGTTCCTGGCCGAACCACGGCATCTCGCGCGCGGCCTCGCGGTCGTTGAACGCGATGAGGTCGGCAAGGTTCTTCATCGGCTGGTCGGGACGGCCGGCAAGATAGGCGTCGATGCCGTGTTTGAACTCGTAGAGCATCACGTCCAGCTCGTGCTCGCTCAGTTCCTTCAGGTGCGGAAGGGTGACGTTGTCGACCACGGTGGCGCCCTGTGCCCGGAGCAAGGCGATGGTGTGCTCCAGGGCGCGATCGGCGTTGGGCTCGATGCCCGCCAGCTGCCGCACCACGCCGATGCGCTTGCCACGGAGGGCGTTCGGGTCGAGGAACCGCGTGTAGTCGGTGGCGTGCTTGTCCGCGTCCTTCGTGGCCGGATCGCGCGGGTCGCTGCCTGCGATCGCGCCCAGCACCGTCGCGGCATCGGCCACGCTGCGTGCCATGGGGCCGGCGGTGTCCTGGCTACTGGAGATGGGAATGATGCCGGCACGGCTGACCAGCCCGACCGTGGGTTTGATCCCGACCAGTCCGGTCATCGAGGCAGGGCATATGATGGAACCGTCGGTCTCGCTGCCGATCGCCACCGTGGCAAGGCCGGCGGCGACCGCCGCGCCGGAGCCCGCACTCGAGCCGCAGGCGTTGCGATCCAGCACGTACGGGTTGAGGGTCAGGCCGCCGCGCCCCGTCCAGCCGCTGGTGGCGTGCGTGGAGCGCATGTTCGCCCACTCGCTGAGGTTGGTCTTGCCGAGGATCACGGCGCCGGCCTGGCGCAGTTTCGCCGCCACGGTGGCGTCGTGCGGCGCCGGCTTAGTCGCCAGGGCCAGCGAACCGGCCGTGGTGAGCATGCGGTCGCCGGTGTCGATGTTGTCCTTGAGCAGGATCGCGATGCCCGCCAGCGAGCCCTTGCGGCCTGCCTTGCCCGCGATGGACAGCGCGTCGGGGTTGGTCTCGAGCACCGCGTGCAGCGAGGGGCCTGCACGGTCGAGGGCCTGGATACGCCGGAGGAACAACGCGGTGAGGCTTTCGGGCGTCAGCGCACCGGTGGCATAGGCCTGCCGCACGACCGCGATGGACGCAAAGGCATCGTCGTCGACCGGTTCACGGGCGCTTGCGGCGACCCCGGTCAGCGCGAGTGTCAGTGCAACAACGAGCGCGACCGGTTTTCTGGAAAGGTGCTGCATGGCGTTCCCCCTGGCGACGTCTGCCGATGATGCCCGATCTGACGGCTGTCGCGCATGGCTATACTCGAACCTTGCCATGCCCGACCGCGCCTGCGGTGGGCCTTGCCCACGTTACGCCAGGGAGTGTCCATGCGTCTTCCGAGCCGACTCACCGTCGCCGTCATCGCGCTGTGCGCCCTCGCGGTGCGCGCGCAGGATACGACCACGGTGCCCGATACCCTCGTGCAACGTATCGCCGCCTGCACCAGCTGCCATGGCGTGCACGGGGAGGGTGGGGACAATGGCTTCAACCCGCGCCTGGCCGGCAAGCCGGCGGGCTACCTCCATAGGCAGATGCAGGACTTCCAGAAAGGCCTGCGGCATTACCCGATCATGGAATACACCGTCGCCCCGCTGAGCGACGCGTACCTTCGCGAGATCGCCGATTACTTCTCCGCCCAGCAGGTGCCTTATACGAAGCAGCCGGCACCGGCGATGTCGCCACGCGACACGGCACGTGGCGAGCAGCTGGTGCTGCGCGGCGATGCGCAGAAGGGCGTGCCCGCGTGCGTCGCCTGCCACGGTGCGCGCCTGGCCGGGGTCCAGCCGGATATCCCGGGACTGGTCAACCTGCCGTATGACTACATCAGCGCGCAGTTGGGTGCCTGGCGCACCGACACGCGCAGTACGACGGCACCCGACTGCATGGCGACGATCGTCAGCCGACTGAGCGATGCGGACATCAGCGCGGTATCGGCGTGGCTGGCCACGCGCCCCGTGCCCGAGGATACCCATGCCGAACCGGCCGGCAGTGTCACGCCACCGATGCGCTGCGGCGTGTTGGGAGGATGAGTCGATGAACCTGCCGATCCGTCATCCCGTACGTTGCCTGTACCTCGTTTTTCTGGTTTTCGCGGGTTTTCCCGTGCATGCCGAGACCGTCGAGGAGCGCGGCCGTTACCTCACCCTTGCGGGCGATTGCGCGTCGTGCCATACCGCGCGTGGCGGCGTGCCGTTTTCCGGTGGCCGCGCTATCGGTACGCCGTTCGGCGCCATCGTTGCGCCCAATCTCACGCCCGACCGGGAGACCGGCCTGGGCGCATGGCATGCCGACGATTTTTACCGGGCGATGCATGAAGGCAAGGGGCATGACGATACCTCGCTGTATCCCGTATTCCCGTTCACCTCGTACACGAAGGTGACGCGCGCGGACACCGATGCCATCTTCGCTTACCTGAAGAGCCTGGCGCCGGTGAAGCGTGCGGTACCCGAGCCGACGCTGCGCTGGCCCTACAGCATGCGTTCGCTGATGGCCTCGTGGCGTGCGCTGTATTTCGACGAGGGCGAGTTCCGGCCCGATCCGAAACGATCGGCGCCGTGGAACCGCGGTGCCTACCTCGTGCAGGGCCTGGGCCACTGCAACGAGTGCCACGCCAGCCGCAACCGTTTCGGTGCCATGGTCACCGAGCCCTATCTCGCCGGCGGCATCATCCCCACGCAAAACTGGTACGCGCCGGACCTGTCCATGGGCCGCCATGGGGGACTGTCCGGCTGGACGGAGGCGGACGTGGTGGCACTGTTGAAGACCGGTCGTTCCGCGAAAGGCACGGCGTTGGGGCCGATGGCCGAGGTGGTGCTGCAAAGCACGCAGCACCTCACCGATGCCGACCTTGCCGCCATGGCGAGCTACCTGGCCGCGCTGCCGGAACGCGAACCCGCGGAGCAACGCGAATCCGCGGCCGGTGCGGACGACCTCGCGCGTAACGGCAAGACAGCCTATACGGCACACTGCGCGCAATGCCATGGCGACGACGGGCGCGGCAAGCGCGACGCCTACCCGGCGCTGGACGGCAACGCCTCGGTCACCGAACCCACGGGCATCAACGCGATCCGCATCGTGCTGAGCGGCGGCTTCGCGCCCGCCACGCGCGATAACCCGCGACCCTATTCCATGCCGCCGTTCTCGCAGAAACTCGGCGACGACGATGCGGCGGCGGTCGTGACCTACATCCGGCAGGCCTGGTCGAACAAGGCCTCGGCGGTGTCACCTGGCGACGTGCGCGCCTATCGATCGACGCCGGGCGGCTGATCGCGCACGAAGGCGGCAAGCTGTCGCCAGGGCTCGACGTCCCACGATCGCCGCGCTTGGCCGGACGGGGAGGGCAGCACGAAGACGGCGGTGCACCCGATGTCTACGGGTTGTCGCCCCACGTCGACCGGCCTGCCGAGCGCGGAGCGCCCCGCCTGCTTGCTGGTGAAAGCGAGGGTGCGTGGGGCGAATCGCGCCAGCTTTTCGCGCAGCGCGGCGACATCGAACGCGTCGCGGGGCAGCTCGGCGTCGTTGCCGTAATGGAATTTCGACAGGTCGGTCAGGCCGATGCCGAAATCCGGCATCAAGGGGTATTCGGCGGGTGCCAGCAGCCGCGGTGTCAGGCCCACCGCATGGACCGTGCGCCAGAACATGTTGCCCGGGTGGGCGTAATAGGCGCTGTCGCGGGCCGATCGCGTACCTGCCGCCGTGCCGCAGAACACCAGCGCCAGGCCCGTTTCGAGCACGTCGGGGAGGATGAAACCGTGTGGATCGTCGTGGCTCATACGGACGTTTTACCTCCCGATTGCTGCATCACAACAAAATGTGGACATCCGGGGCGTTAGGCTCGTCGCCCATGAACCCTTCCGACTGGATGCCCGATTTTTCGCATCCGTGGACGCGTTTCGCGTTGATCGTAGTGATCGCGCTGGCCGTCGCGGGTATTCTCCGCCGCTTCGTCGACCTGTTGTTGCGTCGCTTCACCCTGCGACACCCACGCGGTGCCAGCATCATCGCGCGCGCCAAGGCGCCGATGGAAGTGATCGTGCCGCTGGCGATGCTGCTGCTGACTTTCCGTGCCGCGCCGGAGCAACCCGAGCGCCTGATCGATGGGCTGGAACACCTGATCGCGGTGCTGCTGATCGGGGCCTGTACCTGGTTCCTGGTCCGTTGCATCGGCGCGCTGGAAGCCACGGTATCCCGTTTCAATCCCATCGACCTGGAAGACAATCTCCGCGCACGACGCGTGCAGACGCAGGTCCGTGTGCTGGCACGCACCGGCATGGTCGTAGTCATCGTGCTCGGCCTGGGCGTGGCGTTGATGACGTTCCCCACCGTGCGCCAGTTCGGCGCCAGCCTGCTAGCGTCCGCCGGCCTGGCCGGCCTCGCGGTAGGCCTCGCCGCCAAGCCGGTACTGGGCAACCTCATCGCCGGCATCCAGATCGCGCTGACGCAGCCGATCCGTATCGACGACGTGGTGATCGTCGAAGGGGAGTGGGGCCGGATCGAGGAAATCACCAGCACCTACGTGGTGGTGGCGATCTGGGACCAGCGCCGCATGATCGTGCCGCTGCAATACTTCATCGAGACGCCGTTCCAGAACTGGACACGCAACAACTCGCAGATACTCGGTTCGGTGCTGCTGTGGTTCGACTACGGCCTGCCGCTGGACCCGTTGCGCACGGAGTTGCAGCGCATCTGCAAGGACGCCGCCGAGTGGGACGGCCGCGTCATCGTCTTGCAGGTGGTCGAGGCGAACGACAAGGCGATGCAGATCCGCGCCCTGGTCAGCTCGATGGACTCCGGCAAGTCGTTCGACCTGCGCTGCAAGGTGCGCGAAGGCCTGATCGCCTTCGTCCGCCGCGATTTCCCCGCCTACATGCCCCGTTACCGCGTAGGAGCCCACGATGTGGGCGAACCCTCAAGGTAGCTATCGCGGATGAGGCAGCTCCTTTCGCACAGGCGAGCGTCTTTAGACCCTCCTAAGACGGCTTTTAAAGCGCCTTAAAAGCATCTCCGTTCAACACCCGGAAACGCCCGCATGGATGAGGTGCATGGCCTCAGTCGCCATAGTTACCTCGAGGGTTCGCCCACATCGTGGGCTCCTACCTGCCGCCTCGATCGACCTTGCGCGTCCATCGAATGCGCAAAGAAGCTTGTCGCTGTGTCCAGGGTCGACAGAAAGATTCATGCATTTTTTCAGAATAGTCGTATGTCTACAGTAGGTCGCGATCCTTAAATTCTTCAGCAACCCTGCCGGAGCCGGCGTGGGTCCAATGAAAAATGAGGATAGCTAGACCATGAAGGATCTACTTCGCCGAACTGTATTCGCTGCTCTACTCTCACTGCCTGGTATAGCGAGCGCGGACGGACATATCGATGTGTCGCTGACGCTTTCCAACCCCCACGATCCGGGCGCATTGGTCATCTTGAAGCTGACCAATACAGGTGATGCGCCTGTGTCCATCATGTCGTGGGATACGCCCTTTCCTGCCTCGGGTGGAAGGTTGCCGGGGGCGATATTCAAAGTCACCGACATGGCGGGCAAGGAGGTGGCTTACCGCGGGTCGTGGGTATACGTCGGACGCCTTGGTATGGATTCCTTTCGCCATGTTCTGCCCGGTGAGGTGATTACAAAGGAAGTAAATCTGGCACCCGAATATCGATTCGAAGCTAACAAAGCTTACGAAGTACGGTATGAGATCGACCTGACGCGCGAACCGGACGTAGCCGTCGTCTCGTCGGCTGAACGAGCAGGTTTTGTAAAGCCATCCCAGAGTCGCGCCGTGTCCAACGCGGTCACCGTGTTCTTTGCAGAGTCGGTAGCAGGAACCAAAGTATCCTTGTCTGAGGATGAGTTGAAGTGTTCCATGCCGCAGCAAGCGGCTATAGCCTCAGCGCGATTGGAGGCCACGCGACGAATATTCGCAGCGGAACAATTCATGCGTGATCGCTACGTCCCTTACATAGAGGCCGGTCATCTGAGGTATCGCTTCAATCCCCATCCTCGTTACGTGCGATGG
This DNA window, taken from Luteibacter sp. 9135, encodes the following:
- a CDS encoding c-type cytochrome; this encodes MRLPSRLTVAVIALCALAVRAQDTTTVPDTLVQRIAACTSCHGVHGEGGDNGFNPRLAGKPAGYLHRQMQDFQKGLRHYPIMEYTVAPLSDAYLREIADYFSAQQVPYTKQPAPAMSPRDTARGEQLVLRGDAQKGVPACVACHGARLAGVQPDIPGLVNLPYDYISAQLGAWRTDTRSTTAPDCMATIVSRLSDADISAVSAWLATRPVPEDTHAEPAGSVTPPMRCGVLGG
- a CDS encoding cytochrome c; the protein is MNLPIRHPVRCLYLVFLVFAGFPVHAETVEERGRYLTLAGDCASCHTARGGVPFSGGRAIGTPFGAIVAPNLTPDRETGLGAWHADDFYRAMHEGKGHDDTSLYPVFPFTSYTKVTRADTDAIFAYLKSLAPVKRAVPEPTLRWPYSMRSLMASWRALYFDEGEFRPDPKRSAPWNRGAYLVQGLGHCNECHASRNRFGAMVTEPYLAGGIIPTQNWYAPDLSMGRHGGLSGWTEADVVALLKTGRSAKGTALGPMAEVVLQSTQHLTDADLAAMASYLAALPEREPAEQRESAAGADDLARNGKTAYTAHCAQCHGDDGRGKRDAYPALDGNASVTEPTGINAIRIVLSGGFAPATRDNPRPYSMPPFSQKLGDDDAAAVVTYIRQAWSNKASAVSPGDVRAYRSTPGG
- a CDS encoding polysaccharide biosynthesis protein → MFLRKFIGIIHPRTAVVAHDLAMAAFAWWIAKTLRYALMPDLAPISYLPMEFPIVLLVQGAVFNWTGLYKGVWRFASLPDLWNIIRATCFGTLIIGLAMVMYSRLDGVPRSVFMIYPVVLVVLLGVPRLSYRFWKDSRIDLFQSTPTKRVLIVGADRAGEALSRDLRRDSRYSVIGFVDDNAALRGAQIGGIPVLGTVDQLAELSKAVAVQMLLIAVPGATTAQMRRIVAFCESTGLPFRTVPRLEDVVAGRAQFNEIKEVAIEDLLGRDAVELDWTAIRENISGGRVLVTGGGGSIGSELCRQVARLGAASLTVVEMSEYNLYRIGQELTSAYPELIFNGVLADARDATAINRLFQETQPQIVFHASAYKHVPMLQGQLREAFRNNVLGTRVVADAAVRCGAASFVLISTDKAVNPTSVMGACKRMAEIWCQNLAAHTSTRFITVRFGNVLDSAGSVVPLFRRQIRQGGPVTITHPEISRYFMTIPEACQLILQAASLGKGGEIFALDMGDPVKIRDLAEQMIRLAGKRPGSDIQIVYTGLRSGEKLFEELFHPLENYTSTTHAKIFQAQHRQVSWDMLQVQLARAEEAVAAFDEETLRRCVSQLLPSFRWSEPQSDNVLPLRRNESGDIA
- a CDS encoding M35 family metallo-endopeptidase, whose translation is MKDLLRRTVFAALLSLPGIASADGHIDVSLTLSNPHDPGALVILKLTNTGDAPVSIMSWDTPFPASGGRLPGAIFKVTDMAGKEVAYRGSWVYVGRLGMDSFRHVLPGEVITKEVNLAPEYRFEANKAYEVRYEIDLTREPDVAVVSSAERAGFVKPSQSRAVSNAVTVFFAESVAGTKVSLSEDELKCSMPQQAAIASARLEATRRIFAAEQFMRDRYVPYIEAGHLRYRFNPHPRYVRWFGVHDDAEPEFGSSEWGVNDNARVYETVIATGKRVGAGAPTIHCGCPGFEPNVAAHAEAESTYTMYFCKKFFELPLFDAYASQTGAIAHEYTHYNAFYPGTGDYLYGHPAVEKLARERRSVAVRNADNFEFFITDTTPYQE
- a CDS encoding MraY family glycosyltransferase; this encodes MMPVVVSLLPTLVACGLAAFLVSFAAVRATIAYARRRGMLDAPGRRRSHSVPTPRGGGIGIVLGALAGMPAALLLLPVSPGAAITAAFSVAVIAVAGIGWLDDHGSLPIRPRLAIQLAATLLLCLAVASVTASLWWAVPLLLAGVWCINLHNFMDGIDGLAAQQAMFFSAACAALAWSAGSPALAGAGLAMATASLGFWWFNRSPARIFMGDVGSATLGLMVFALSAMLWAWRTELLWPALVFSSAFVIDATLTLLVRMLRGARWYTPHREHLYQWLVRRGASHRRVGLAYLAWNVLVCVPVAWIAFRFPAAAPVCFAATYLAGAAVWRTGKRYGLRRRERHVSA
- a CDS encoding mechanosensitive ion channel family protein; translation: MNPSDWMPDFSHPWTRFALIVVIALAVAGILRRFVDLLLRRFTLRHPRGASIIARAKAPMEVIVPLAMLLLTFRAAPEQPERLIDGLEHLIAVLLIGACTWFLVRCIGALEATVSRFNPIDLEDNLRARRVQTQVRVLARTGMVVVIVLGLGVALMTFPTVRQFGASLLASAGLAGLAVGLAAKPVLGNLIAGIQIALTQPIRIDDVVIVEGEWGRIEEITSTYVVVAIWDQRRMIVPLQYFIETPFQNWTRNNSQILGSVLLWFDYGLPLDPLRTELQRICKDAAEWDGRVIVLQVVEANDKAMQIRALVSSMDSGKSFDLRCKVREGLIAFVRRDFPAYMPRYRVGAHDVGEPSR
- the galU gene encoding UTP--glucose-1-phosphate uridylyltransferase GalU, whose amino-acid sequence is MTQPLRKVVFPVAGLGTRFLPATKVVAKEMLPVLDRPLIQYAVDEAVDAGADTLVFVTNRYKHAIADYFDKAYELEEKLAEKHKDELLSILRGILPRHVRCVFVTQPEALGLGDAVLRAAPVVGNERFGVMLPDDLIWNKTGPGALRQMAEVADANDAGVIAVEEVPEQDTDKYGIVDATEAVTDRATIIRHMVEKPKPADAPSNLAVVGRYVLPCEIFEYLKKTEKGAGGEIQLTDAIEDLLKAKGKVLAYRFAGTRFDCGNKAGLVRATMAMALEDPKLAPIVREFANKA
- a CDS encoding amidase; this encodes MQHLSRKPVALVVALTLALTGVAASAREPVDDDAFASIAVVRQAYATGALTPESLTALFLRRIQALDRAGPSLHAVLETNPDALSIAGKAGRKGSLAGIAILLKDNIDTGDRMLTTAGSLALATKPAPHDATVAAKLRQAGAVILGKTNLSEWANMRSTHATSGWTGRGGLTLNPYVLDRNACGSSAGSGAAVAAGLATVAIGSETDGSIICPASMTGLVGIKPTVGLVSRAGIIPISSSQDTAGPMARSVADAATVLGAIAGSDPRDPATKDADKHATDYTRFLDPNALRGKRIGVVRQLAGIEPNADRALEHTIALLRAQGATVVDNVTLPHLKELSEHELDVMLYEFKHGIDAYLAGRPDQPMKNLADLIAFNDREAAREMPWFGQELFLQAQQKGDITDPAYIAMRDDNQRLAGPEGIDAALAKDHLDALLAPSWGPAFVNDLVLGDHVVSGDPTVGGVSAPAAIAGYPSITLPVEFAHELPVGVVFFGTKWSEPTLIAIAYGVEQKTRAFRRPGFLPTLPTY
- a CDS encoding mismatch-specific DNA-glycosylase, with protein sequence MSHDDPHGFILPDVLETGLALVFCGTAAGTRSARDSAYYAHPGNMFWRTVHAVGLTPRLLAPAEYPLMPDFGIGLTDLSKFHYGNDAELPRDAFDVAALREKLARFAPRTLAFTSKQAGRSALGRPVDVGRQPVDIGCTAVFVLPSPSGQARRSWDVEPWRQLAAFVRDQPPGVDR
- a CDS encoding DUF2628 domain-containing protein; translation: MAEAEFVTDPTLNAKWNTRFAFFERFGGPSSPRYKEELKKLPFKQKLIVNANFFAFFFGPIYFCILGLWKKALAILGLEVAVMVLMTVFNAPDVVYRGLGTGFSVFYMLVVNYSFYLKRVKGQDSWNPFEGMRL